TCTACACCCAACCAGAAAATTAAGCAAACCAATGTTATTGCCAACGACAGCACCGGAGCTACGTTGAGAGATGTGTCTGCCAGCAACAGCTAACATGTGCAGTAAGTATGATCTAAGAATAAGATAAAAGGAACCAATTAGCAATATAGTGCTAGAAAAACATCCAAAATTAAGATTTCATCAAGCAacagattttttgtttttgctcttGGGAGTGAGGGAGACGCACCATTGCTCGACCTTCCTGAACTCTGTAAGGACAGGGGATGCGTTCTCAAAGGCCTTATACGTGTCCTCTCTTACCTAAGAAAGAcaatcaaattaaacaaatctCTATTTGCAAATGCATGAGAAATAAACCGGAGGAAGTGGACAAGAAAAAGCAAATCACCTTTGCACCCGTAATAACAATTTTCCATGACAAATATAAGAACAATCTTCGGCTGCTTCATGTGATAGATCAGCCCTGGAAAACGTTCCGGCTCATACTGCACCAACATAACACAACATAAAGCATGACAGCAGAATTTTTCAGCCTGTTAGGTCTATTATTTAGCCAAAATTTTAAACTGCCAAAATCTGTTTGTTCCCTATGATTCATGTGGCCACATACATTGTCGCATCATAATGTTGTTTCAAAGTAAGGGTTGTGTCTAGGATTCAGTCCTTGTGTTGGTTGAATGTATGTATGGATTCATTGTATATCTGAGAGGGAGTCATGAATTACATTTAGTAGTCAGGCTAGTAGAGCTTCTTAAGTAGGCTTGTAAACCTTTATTTTGGGACATGAATGAATTTGCAGAATTTTCCAGCAAGCATTTGTTTATCTCTAGGATGCGTGATGCCCAGGACAGATAGTCAATAGACAAGAATTAtgaaagggaaaacaaaaacaatacacacaaaataaaaagcttAAAAATTACATCAAGTACTGACATGAAATACAAAATCCTGGGACAAATAGTCATGACTTACGCTTGGAAAGGCCCCATGGGAGAGTATGCAAGACACTCAAGTCTTATAGGGAATTTAACATCACAGGAGCCAACAATATTTTGAATCTTGAAATCCTGATACTCATAAAAGCATGTATtaacaaaacaatcaaaaatataaaatatatagggGACTTGCTCTAAATGGTTttacaagagagagagagagagagagagagagagagagatatatatatatatatatatatatatatatatgccctTGCAACCTTTTAAAGATTCACTAATCTAACTAAATGAAATGATAATTATGTAAAGGATAATCACCAATGACCACTCCCACTCCTGATTGTGACCAGTAACAAAGGACAAATTATTTTCCATCACAGACTCACAGTACTTGAGGTTGATACTAAATCTTTTTAAGTAAACAAGGTAAAAGTCTATCTACCTTCCTTGCTGCCACTTCTGATTGCTGTTCACTTTTCGTGCCTGTGCATACCTGAGTACCAAAGAGATTAAACATCTTAAACAGCGGCAAAAAAGGTATAATggtcaaaatttaaattataaacaaGGCAGGAGGGAAAaaaagggggggggggggaggaTGGTGCGGCGGGGTGGCTTATCACGTTCAAGGGGTCATGAGAATGCAATGCAGTAATCAACCAGCGTTGCATaagtaaattttttaaagcCAGTTTTAGCCGCAGAAGTGCAGGATGCAAAAACAGGATCTTATGAAATTATTGACCAACCACCCATAACTTATGGTAGTTCCAATAAAAGAGACTGAaaacataatttcaaaacGTGACAACTAATTCAAAGCCAATTCTACTACATACACgacatttgaatttgttgCTGTAAGACAATAAAATACAAGGTGGCCAAGATGGTGGGGAGTCTAAATAGCGAAGACACATATAGACCATGCAAGACCTAAACTTctaacaaaaggaaaaaacatagaaacaaATATATCTTGCCATCTTGAGCATCAAAAGTTGTCAATTTCAGCTTCAAGGTACTGTAAATTTTTGACAAAACATGCAATCCAGATAACCAGAACCAATATCAAACATAAGCTTCAATTTAGActtaattatcaaaattagCTGATGACAAAAACAGGAATTTATGGCgaagaaaaaggcaaaataCATTACTAATACTTAGCATGACAATTAACACAGTCGTGTATGTGGAGTTCCAAACACATATCAACAAATACATAATCATGTCTAAACTGTACCCAAATAGACATGTCAACAGATAATAGCACAATCAATTGGATTATGATTTGAAAAACATAAGAAGTAGGATAAACTGTTCTTTCAGATCTCATATGGTTCCAAAGGTGGGACTGAACAGGAGCCTGAGAGATTCAAAAGCATACCAGttccaaaaaatttatagaaacaaaattaggaataGCTGAAATGAAATCATGCAGTTATCAGCCAGTTGAATAGCAGAAATTTCTGGAGAGCTCACCATCTTCCCAGAGGCAAAAATCAACGCTGTAGTTTTTGGTTCCCTTATTCTAACAATGACAGTGGCAAAACACTGCAAGAACattcaattaaaaagaagTTAGTACTCAATTCTCCTAAATGTCTAAAGCACCAGAAAATAAGTCATTGTATGTTATTGACACAATTCAAGTTTTTCCGACATAGATCCATGTGTTTGTTCCAGagggatgagagagagagagagagagagttcgaCAGAAATTAAACCAATTTTATAAGAGGCTCAGGAATCACTGAATGCTGGACTCAGCAAAGAAAGTCAGTCTTTACTTTGAGTATTAGCATCACATCTGAGTCAACTAATGCCTAAAGAACCCACTATAACATATTTCGGTAGAGTGAGCTACCAACACTCAACTCAACTGTCAATACactaagaaattaattatacaCAAAGTCTTGTGTACCTTGGGGTTGTATTCTGCATTCCGAGCTTCCAACGCAATTTGCCTGAGATCCAGCCTGCAATCAAGTAAACTGTAGATATGATATTCTCGCAGGGCCTTCCGCACCAATTGGTTTGTGAATGTTAGCCTCAATCACGATAGAACTTCAAATCCACCATCAGCCTCTGGCTGGTCTCCAAGTGTTTCTGTTCCAGGATGCTGCAGGTGGCAGGCCCTTGGTCCAAGCTTACTTCTTTTCTTTACCCCTtgtgacaaaaataaataaatcatattcTAGCTTAAAAAGTTGAAGAACCTTGAAGAAAAGAACAGTATCCGACTTACTTTTCCAGGGCTTAAGTAAGACAGTCATCTCCTGGAGTGAGCATCAACAATTGTCACCAAGtccttaaaaattcaaattccaaaaagCAGCAGTAGCTGGCACAAATTGGTCACGGAAATTTGAACTGGTCCAAATATCCAAGCTAGTTCACATGACaagctttgtttttgtttgtctgATAAAGTACGTTAAGAGTTAACATGCTATAGTTCTAGATAGACCTATTAAAACATGTCACTAGCTAACAGAATCACAAAAGATTTAACGAGCCATGGTCCCTAAAATTCTGTGCAAATAGCAATAAAAGGAAATTGCTGGTTATAGTTCATACCATGGTCTTCTATTAGAGGAAACTTGAATCGACTCAATCATAGGACAATAAAGTGATTTGAAATCCTCGATGGAAACATGGATTCCGGTAAGCTTTTTGACAATCTTACCAGTAATCTCTACAAGAACAAACACCATCTTTGAAATGATGAAAACGATAAGCATCCCGTACTATGATAGTTCGATCTGAAATCTTTGACATGTACTTGATCCAATTATGGCAATCATTACAAACACGAAGATTCTTAATTACACGTATAGGGATCGTATTAGATAAGCTGAGTAGGCCAAAAGAGATTGCCAATTTCTCACTGTGAATATACTCTGTTGGATCTTTCTGCTGCTGCTCTATTTCATTCCAAAGGTTGTAACGGTCTTCAACATAACCAATTTCAGCTGCCCGCTCATTCAAATCCCCTAAGAATTCATAAATCTTATCTGCAAGCGGGTGCAGTTTGTCACCAACAAAGAATGCATGAACTGAGTTTTTTACCTCAATCCAGCTACGACCAGGCTCTTTCTTCACACCCCTTTCCTTCATTAATTGCCTCGTCTGATCCCTACAACCCCACATTCCTGCTACTGCATACATATTTGATAGGAGAACGTAAGCTGCTGAATCTTCAGGTTCCAGTTCTAGAAGATGATGGGCAGCAAACTCTCCAATTTCTGTGTTCTTATGAGTTATACATGCACTTAAGAGCGTCCTCCAAATCATTGCATCTGGTTTCATTGGCATCTcctttataaattttcttgcAGAGCTCAAAGAACCAGCTCGCCCTAGAAGATCAACAACACAAGCATAATGTTCAGGCTTAGGCACTAACCCGTGCTCTTTGCTCATGGATTCGAAGTAACCAAGCCCTTCATCTACCAAGCCTACATGGCTACAGGCTGAAAGTACTCCCACAAATGTGACGTGGCTTGGCACTACACCAAGTTGTTTCATCTCCTCAAATAGATGTATTGATTCAACACCGCGCCCATGTTGAGAATAGCCAGTAATCATGGCATTCCAAGAAATCTCATTCTTTTCAGGCATTTCAGAAAACTCTTTATTGGCATCATTAATGCTACCACACTTCGAGTACAATGTGATTAAAGCATTGGAAACCTCAGTTTCGGAATTCTTCCCAGTTTTTATAATTGCAGCATGGATCTGCTCTCCTTGTTTTATATTTGCTAAATTAGCAGCAGCACTAATTGCAGAGCCAAATGTGAACAAATTAGCTTCTACTCCAGCTTTATTCATCCGATTAAATACCTGCAGTGCTTCCTCAAAGTACCCACTCTGTGCAAACCCAGATATCAATCCATTCCATGATATATTATCTTTAGCATCAATTGCCTCAAATGCATGGTATGCTTCCCATATTCTACCACATCTGGCATACAGGGTAACAAGTGCATTTCCGACTGACAGGTCATCTGAACAACCAGAGACACACGACTGAGCATGAATTTGTCTTCCTTGATTGAGTGCTTGAATACCAGCACATGCACTTATTGCACTTGAAAATCCTATGTTGTCAGATCGAATTCCTCTCTTTTGCATTTCTTCAAAAAGTATAAGAGATTCCGAAAATAAATCATGCTGTGCATACCCTGCGATCATAGCAGTCCAAGACACAACATCATCCTCAGTGAGTCTACTGAGAATTTTCAGGGCAGTATCCAATTCCCCATGCTTAGCATACATATCAATAAGCACACTGCAGACATAAACATTTAAATGAAAACCAGTTTTTATGACTTGAGTATGTATTTGTTCTCCTAAATTGAGAGCCCCGACAGAGGTACAGGTTCTCAGAATACTAGGGTAGGTGTATTGATTAGGAATCATGCCCTCAATATGCATTTGcctaaaaatatgaaatgattCATTAAGATCATCTAGCTGACCATAAGCAACTAACATCACATTCCACAAGACAACATTTTCTGTCTCTGTAGTAAGGAAAAACTCATAGGCAGTTTGCACATCAGAGCATTTCACATAAAGATCAAGCAGAGAGCCTTCAAGGATGATATCTGATGACATTCCCGCTTTTATTGCAAGTGAGTGGAGTTGTGTTCCCTTATGCAGAGCACCAATATCTGCGCAGGCACTCAAAAGACTAGCAATTGTAACACAGTCTGGTTCCAAACAATCAATCTGCATTCTTTTGAACAATTCCAATGCTCTATCACTAAACCCATGCTGAGCTAGCCCAGAGATCAGTGAGTTATAAGATACTGCATCCCTGTGGATcattgttttgaaaatttcttCAGCAGATATGAAGTTCCCTGAGCGGGAATATAATGTCACCAGTGCATTGCATACATATGTTTCACAAGAAAATCCCCCCTTGAAAATAAGGCCGTGCAGCTGTGCTCCCATCTCAAATAACTCTATTTTGGTGCAGGCACTTAGTACACTTGAGAATACATAAGGAGTGGGTAAAATTCCTGATGTTTGCATCTGAATGAATAAGAGAACTGCTTCTTTTTCCCGTCCATTCTGAGATAAACCGGAAATCATGGCCACCCAAGAAACACTATCCCTTAGATATAATTTATCAAAGACCTTTTTAGCATAATCCACATACCCGTTTTTGGCATACAAATCAATTAAGGGATTACATACGAGCAAATTAGTACCAAAACCATGACAAATAATCCTTGTATGAATCTGTTCAACATATTGGAAACGGACATTACCCCCACCACATGCCCTTAAAACCCAGGCAAACGTGGTCTCATCAGGATGCACATTATCTGCTATCATTCGAGAAAAGAGATCCAATACATGGCTGGTCAACTTCTTTGCAAGAAACCCATGAATTATGTTATTCCATGAAAATGAACTTCTGTGAGGCATGTCATCGAAAACCTTAACCGCACCATCTAAATCACCACAGGCAAGATAAGCATCAGTGAGGCCATCACATATTACCTGTTCTGCATCAAAACCCAGCTTCAGAATTGTAGAGTGAAGCTTCTTAGAATCTAAAAAGGACCCAGAACTTGAGCACCCTTTTAAAAGCCAAATATAAGTCTGACAATTAGCACGAACGCAATGTGCTTCCACCGAATGCAGGAATTCAATCCCCTTTGGATTGCTTTCATTTTGATGAACTAGACTACCATCGAAGATATGGGCTTTCGCTGCTGCGTTACTATATTCTGCCGAGCTCAACCTTGTGACATTCCCACAAAAGCACTGCAGAAAATTTCAAAcattaaagagaaaaacgAGAAGACCCAGAAGACATTAAAAGATGGCGATTGGTTTGGTGCACGAGAG
Above is a genomic segment from Prunus dulcis chromosome 7, ALMONDv2, whole genome shotgun sequence containing:
- the LOC117633908 gene encoding pentatricopeptide repeat-containing protein At4g13650 isoform X2 is translated as MGSWESYNQKMMSGSGCLRSLMLTLNQFPEPLFSHRFLRHFRNQLTLTTKPTSFINPHKCFCGNVTRLSSAEYSNAAAKAHIFDGSLVHQNESNPKGIEFLHSVEAHCVRANCQTYIWLLKGCSSSGSFLDSKKLHSTILKLGFDAEQVICDGLTDAYLACGDLDGAVKVFDDMPHRSSFSWNNIIHGFLAKKLTSHVLDLFSRMIADNVHPDETTFAWVLRACGGGNVRFQYVEQIHTRIICHGFGTNLLVCNPLIDLYAKNGYVDYAKKVFDKLYLRDSVSWVAMISGLSQNGREKEAVLLFIQMQTSGILPTPYVFSSVLSACTKIELFEMGAQLHGLIFKGGFSCETYVCNALVTLYSRSGNFISAEEIFKTMIHRDAVSYNSLISGLAQHGFSDRALELFKRMQIDCLEPDCVTIASLLSACADIGALHKGTQLHSLAIKAGMSSDIILEGSLLDLYVKCSDVQTAYEFFLTTETENVVLWNVMLVAYGQLDDLNESFHIFRQMHIEGMIPNQYTYPSILRTCTSVGALNLGEQIHTQVIKTGFHLNVYVCSVLIDMYAKHGELDTALKILSRLTEDDVVSWTAMIAGYAQHDLFSESLILFEEMQKRGIRSDNIGFSSAISACAGIQALNQGRQIHAQSCVSGCSDDLSVGNALVTLYARCGRIWEAYHAFEAIDAKDNISWNGLISGFAQSGYFEEALQVFNRMNKAGVEANLFTFGSAISAAANLANIKQGEQIHAAIIKTGKNSETEVSNALITLYSKCGSINDANKEFSEMPEKNEISWNAMITGYSQHGRGVESIHLFEEMKQLGVVPSHVTFVGVLSACSHVGLVDEGLGYFESMSKEHGLVPKPEHYACVVDLLGRAGSLSSARKFIKEMPMKPDAMIWRTLLSACITHKNTEIGEFAAHHLLELEPEDSAAYVLLSNMYAVAGMWGCRDQTRQLMKERGVKKEPGRSWIEVKNSVHAFFVGDKLHPLADKIYEFLGDLNERAAEIGYVEDRYNLWNEIEQQQKDPTEYIHSEKLAISFGLLSLSNTIPIRVIKNLRVCNDCHNWIKYMSKISDRTIIVRDAYRFHHFKDGVCSCRDYW
- the LOC117633908 gene encoding pentatricopeptide repeat-containing protein At4g13650 isoform X1, with translation MAMSEKAYNLVSHLQLMGSWESYNQKMMSGSGCLRSLMLTLNQFPEPLFSHRFLRHFRNQLTLTTKPTSFINPHKCFCGNVTRLSSAEYSNAAAKAHIFDGSLVHQNESNPKGIEFLHSVEAHCVRANCQTYIWLLKGCSSSGSFLDSKKLHSTILKLGFDAEQVICDGLTDAYLACGDLDGAVKVFDDMPHRSSFSWNNIIHGFLAKKLTSHVLDLFSRMIADNVHPDETTFAWVLRACGGGNVRFQYVEQIHTRIICHGFGTNLLVCNPLIDLYAKNGYVDYAKKVFDKLYLRDSVSWVAMISGLSQNGREKEAVLLFIQMQTSGILPTPYVFSSVLSACTKIELFEMGAQLHGLIFKGGFSCETYVCNALVTLYSRSGNFISAEEIFKTMIHRDAVSYNSLISGLAQHGFSDRALELFKRMQIDCLEPDCVTIASLLSACADIGALHKGTQLHSLAIKAGMSSDIILEGSLLDLYVKCSDVQTAYEFFLTTETENVVLWNVMLVAYGQLDDLNESFHIFRQMHIEGMIPNQYTYPSILRTCTSVGALNLGEQIHTQVIKTGFHLNVYVCSVLIDMYAKHGELDTALKILSRLTEDDVVSWTAMIAGYAQHDLFSESLILFEEMQKRGIRSDNIGFSSAISACAGIQALNQGRQIHAQSCVSGCSDDLSVGNALVTLYARCGRIWEAYHAFEAIDAKDNISWNGLISGFAQSGYFEEALQVFNRMNKAGVEANLFTFGSAISAAANLANIKQGEQIHAAIIKTGKNSETEVSNALITLYSKCGSINDANKEFSEMPEKNEISWNAMITGYSQHGRGVESIHLFEEMKQLGVVPSHVTFVGVLSACSHVGLVDEGLGYFESMSKEHGLVPKPEHYACVVDLLGRAGSLSSARKFIKEMPMKPDAMIWRTLLSACITHKNTEIGEFAAHHLLELEPEDSAAYVLLSNMYAVAGMWGCRDQTRQLMKERGVKKEPGRSWIEVKNSVHAFFVGDKLHPLADKIYEFLGDLNERAAEIGYVEDRYNLWNEIEQQQKDPTEYIHSEKLAISFGLLSLSNTIPIRVIKNLRVCNDCHNWIKYMSKISDRTIIVRDAYRFHHFKDGVCSCRDYW
- the LOC117633908 gene encoding pentatricopeptide repeat-containing protein At4g13650 isoform X3, coding for MSGSGCLRSLMLTLNQFPEPLFSHRFLRHFRNQLTLTTKPTSFINPHKCFCGNVTRLSSAEYSNAAAKAHIFDGSLVHQNESNPKGIEFLHSVEAHCVRANCQTYIWLLKGCSSSGSFLDSKKLHSTILKLGFDAEQVICDGLTDAYLACGDLDGAVKVFDDMPHRSSFSWNNIIHGFLAKKLTSHVLDLFSRMIADNVHPDETTFAWVLRACGGGNVRFQYVEQIHTRIICHGFGTNLLVCNPLIDLYAKNGYVDYAKKVFDKLYLRDSVSWVAMISGLSQNGREKEAVLLFIQMQTSGILPTPYVFSSVLSACTKIELFEMGAQLHGLIFKGGFSCETYVCNALVTLYSRSGNFISAEEIFKTMIHRDAVSYNSLISGLAQHGFSDRALELFKRMQIDCLEPDCVTIASLLSACADIGALHKGTQLHSLAIKAGMSSDIILEGSLLDLYVKCSDVQTAYEFFLTTETENVVLWNVMLVAYGQLDDLNESFHIFRQMHIEGMIPNQYTYPSILRTCTSVGALNLGEQIHTQVIKTGFHLNVYVCSVLIDMYAKHGELDTALKILSRLTEDDVVSWTAMIAGYAQHDLFSESLILFEEMQKRGIRSDNIGFSSAISACAGIQALNQGRQIHAQSCVSGCSDDLSVGNALVTLYARCGRIWEAYHAFEAIDAKDNISWNGLISGFAQSGYFEEALQVFNRMNKAGVEANLFTFGSAISAAANLANIKQGEQIHAAIIKTGKNSETEVSNALITLYSKCGSINDANKEFSEMPEKNEISWNAMITGYSQHGRGVESIHLFEEMKQLGVVPSHVTFVGVLSACSHVGLVDEGLGYFESMSKEHGLVPKPEHYACVVDLLGRAGSLSSARKFIKEMPMKPDAMIWRTLLSACITHKNTEIGEFAAHHLLELEPEDSAAYVLLSNMYAVAGMWGCRDQTRQLMKERGVKKEPGRSWIEVKNSVHAFFVGDKLHPLADKIYEFLGDLNERAAEIGYVEDRYNLWNEIEQQQKDPTEYIHSEKLAISFGLLSLSNTIPIRVIKNLRVCNDCHNWIKYMSKISDRTIIVRDAYRFHHFKDGVCSCRDYW